Proteins from a genomic interval of Streptomyces sp. NBC_01445:
- a CDS encoding GNAT family N-acetyltransferase, protein MSWLPDDFVHPVHVPVPHTALHLRPIREADTALDYPAVMGSQERLWEIFGPAWEWPKKTMTYEEDRIDLLRHEKEIAAHKSFNYALLDEEETAVLGCVYIDPPERTGSDGEISWWVVDDLVGSEAERALDALVPEWIATRWPFRQPRCLGREITWQEWLSLPPAD, encoded by the coding sequence ATGAGCTGGCTCCCGGATGACTTCGTTCACCCCGTCCATGTGCCCGTGCCCCACACGGCGCTGCACCTGAGGCCGATCCGCGAGGCGGACACCGCGCTCGACTACCCGGCCGTGATGGGTTCCCAGGAACGCCTGTGGGAGATCTTCGGTCCGGCCTGGGAATGGCCGAAGAAGACGATGACGTACGAAGAGGACCGAATCGACCTACTGCGCCACGAGAAGGAGATAGCCGCGCACAAGTCCTTCAACTACGCGCTCCTGGACGAGGAGGAGACGGCAGTCCTCGGCTGCGTCTACATCGATCCGCCCGAGCGCACCGGCTCCGACGGCGAGATCTCCTGGTGGGTGGTGGACGACCTCGTCGGCAGCGAGGCGGAACGAGCGCTCGACGCGCTGGTGCCCGAGTGGATCGCCACCCGCTGGCCCTTCCGGCAGCCTCGTTGTCTGGGCCGGGAAATCACCTGGCAGGAGTGGCTGTCGCTGCCGCCTGCCGATTGA
- a CDS encoding nucleoside deaminase, with protein MDTHDLDHLRRCVELAAEALEAGDEPFGSVLVDSAGAVRAEDRNRVADGDATLHPEFELARWAAANLSPQERAAATVYTSGEHCPMCSAAHAWVGLGRIVYVASAAQLSGWLADWGRPQAPVRSLTIHEVAPSIEVEGPVDELVPAVNELHRRLAQRASNA; from the coding sequence ATGGACACCCACGACTTGGACCATTTGCGCCGGTGCGTCGAGTTGGCTGCCGAAGCGCTGGAAGCCGGGGACGAGCCTTTCGGCTCGGTACTCGTGGACAGCGCCGGAGCCGTCCGCGCCGAGGACCGCAACCGGGTGGCCGACGGCGACGCCACCCTCCACCCCGAGTTCGAACTCGCCCGCTGGGCGGCCGCGAACCTCTCACCTCAGGAGCGGGCCGCCGCCACCGTCTACACCTCCGGTGAGCACTGCCCGATGTGCTCGGCCGCACATGCCTGGGTCGGGCTGGGTCGCATCGTGTACGTGGCCTCTGCGGCCCAGTTGTCCGGGTGGCTCGCCGATTGGGGCCGCCCCCAGGCGCCCGTGCGCAGCCTGACCATCCACGAGGTCGCTCCCTCGATCGAGGTCGAGGGCCCCGTCGATGAACTCGTTCCCGCGGTCAACGAGTTGCACCGGCGCCTCGCACAACGGGCATCCAACGCCTGA
- a CDS encoding FAD-binding protein, which translates to MLMTQVEVAFADEVTQKGWGHSRAKGCEDRAVTASAYATDALPQGTVDAVVIGGGAAGPNAALMLARSRHSVVVIDSATPATRLPKPCTASSCWTASRPPSCSSGADSRCATTAGGASSAR; encoded by the coding sequence ATGCTCATGACACAAGTGGAGGTTGCGTTCGCTGACGAGGTGACCCAGAAGGGATGGGGTCACTCCCGAGCCAAAGGGTGCGAAGACAGGGCGGTGACGGCTTCCGCGTACGCGACCGACGCACTGCCCCAGGGGACTGTCGACGCCGTGGTGATCGGCGGCGGTGCCGCTGGTCCGAACGCTGCGCTGATGCTCGCCCGCTCCCGCCACTCGGTCGTCGTGATCGACAGCGCCACGCCCGCAACGCGCCTGCCGAAGCCATGCACGGCTTCATCGTGCTGGACGGCATCCCGCCCGCCGAGCTGCTCGAGCGGGGCCGACAGCAGGTGCGCCACTACGGCGGGCGGGGCGTCTTCGGCGAGGTGA
- a CDS encoding helix-turn-helix domain-containing protein, whose protein sequence is MLPMTQSDGELDSLVRKRIRALRVAQGWSLEELATRAGVSQSTLSRIENGQRRLALDQLVTLARALDTSLDQLVENASDDVITSPMIDAAHGMMRWPVKGDPGMSVVRQRMTEPPPDNPSRMRAHPGREWLVVLSGTAILMLGHRRFRVETNQAAEFPTMLPHAIGAEGGPCEILGIFDRDARRGHQRDSGSKGAGGDFEPGGPCS, encoded by the coding sequence ATGTTGCCTATGACGCAAAGTGATGGAGAGCTGGACAGCCTCGTACGCAAACGGATCCGCGCCCTGCGCGTGGCGCAGGGCTGGTCCCTGGAGGAACTGGCCACCCGCGCCGGCGTCAGTCAGTCAACGCTCTCCCGCATCGAGAACGGCCAGCGCCGCCTCGCCCTGGATCAGCTGGTCACCCTCGCCCGCGCTCTCGACACATCTCTCGACCAGCTCGTGGAGAACGCCTCCGACGACGTCATCACGAGTCCCATGATCGACGCGGCGCACGGCATGATGCGCTGGCCCGTCAAGGGCGACCCCGGCATGAGTGTCGTGCGCCAGCGCATGACCGAACCACCGCCGGACAACCCCTCACGCATGCGTGCGCACCCCGGCCGGGAATGGCTCGTCGTCCTGTCCGGCACCGCGATCCTCATGCTGGGCCACCGCAGGTTCCGCGTCGAGACCAACCAGGCCGCGGAGTTCCCCACCATGCTCCCGCACGCCATCGGAGCCGAGGGCGGCCCCTGCGAAATCCTGGGCATCTTCGACCGCGACGCCCGCCGCGGTCATCAGCGCGACAGCGGCAGCAAAGGCGCCGGCGGCGACTTCGAACCGGGTGGCCCCTGCTCCTGA
- a CDS encoding nucleotidyltransferase domain-containing protein — protein MTADDVLYVLTLLRRANVDVWIGGGWGIDALLGEQTRDHRDLDLMHRKDQEAAALGALGEAGFVESVDGRPIRFVMATADGREIDLHPLVFADDGSAVQASPEPQRPFTYPCSCFVTGTIKRMPVPCLSAEQQVHFHQGYEPSERDRHDMAQLRRAFGITTHF, from the coding sequence ATGACAGCTGACGACGTGCTGTACGTTCTAACTCTCTTGCGACGGGCGAACGTTGACGTCTGGATCGGTGGAGGGTGGGGAATCGATGCTCTGCTCGGCGAGCAGACCCGAGACCACCGCGACCTGGACCTGATGCACCGGAAGGACCAGGAAGCCGCCGCGCTGGGGGCACTTGGTGAGGCGGGCTTCGTGGAGAGTGTGGATGGGAGGCCCATCCGATTCGTCATGGCAACTGCGGACGGACGGGAGATCGACCTTCACCCGCTGGTCTTTGCCGACGACGGCTCAGCCGTGCAGGCATCCCCCGAACCGCAGCGCCCCTTCACCTATCCCTGCTCGTGTTTCGTGACCGGCACCATCAAGAGAATGCCTGTCCCGTGCTTGTCCGCCGAGCAGCAAGTCCACTTCCACCAGGGATACGAGCCGTCGGAACGCGATCGGCACGACATGGCACAACTGCGCCGCGCCTTCGGGATCACCACGCACTTCTGA
- a CDS encoding DUF4232 domain-containing protein: MRRSASLLPALAASALLLTACEPPPHTQVDDPGKDGVRITSLTLPSASPSPTRTTSVSADSLPVDSGVIAAYEVTNKGTKTLTYSVVFTFMSGDGGAMTNQTATVRDVGPGKTVRGTVRAGELPPAAPRVTGAKVLEVTKVPAGEAPAAPGTCPASGIRVSADKGDAAMGLRVVGLHLDNCGTRDYTVDGYPLLELLDDDLNPVHGIQILDGSGDITTGTGPDVQPRPVLLKPGESATAGLVWRNTTEAGTAMNVPHVRVRAKAGADPVTVTPHLDLGTTGQLGVRPWERAERAERQGLSFGSGWIRSAW, translated from the coding sequence ATGCGAAGATCCGCTTCACTTCTGCCGGCCCTGGCCGCGTCCGCCCTGCTCCTCACGGCATGCGAACCGCCGCCCCACACACAGGTCGACGACCCGGGCAAGGACGGCGTACGGATCACATCGCTGACCCTCCCCTCGGCCTCCCCCTCACCCACCCGCACCACTTCAGTCTCCGCCGACAGCCTCCCCGTGGACTCGGGGGTCATTGCCGCCTACGAGGTCACCAACAAGGGCACCAAGACCCTGACCTACTCAGTCGTCTTCACCTTCATGAGCGGTGACGGCGGGGCCATGACCAACCAAACCGCGACCGTGCGTGACGTCGGCCCCGGAAAGACCGTGCGAGGCACCGTCAGGGCCGGAGAACTGCCCCCCGCCGCCCCTCGGGTGACGGGGGCAAAGGTCCTCGAAGTGACCAAGGTTCCCGCAGGCGAGGCGCCTGCCGCGCCGGGCACGTGCCCCGCCTCCGGCATCCGGGTCAGCGCCGACAAGGGCGACGCGGCCATGGGACTGCGCGTCGTGGGCCTCCACCTCGACAACTGCGGCACGCGCGACTACACCGTCGACGGATACCCACTCCTGGAACTCCTGGACGACGACCTCAACCCTGTCCACGGCATCCAAATCCTCGACGGCAGCGGCGACATCACCACTGGCACCGGGCCCGACGTGCAGCCACGGCCCGTCCTGCTCAAGCCCGGCGAGTCCGCAACCGCCGGCCTGGTGTGGCGCAACACCACCGAGGCCGGTACGGCAATGAACGTTCCCCATGTGCGGGTCCGGGCGAAGGCGGGTGCCGATCCCGTGACGGTAACCCCGCACCTCGACCTCGGAACCACCGGACAGCTCGGGGTCAGACCGTGGGAGAGGGCGGAGAGGGCGGAACGCCAGGGCCTTTCGTTTGGGTCAGGCTGGATCAGAAGTGCGTGGTGA
- a CDS encoding MFS transporter, which translates to MFLIYGAAMVRAGGPQTHGPDRSAASGRSLAPLLAVCAGYFMVILDVTVINVAVPVMGRELSASLTGIQWITNSYTLIFAGLLLTGGALGDRLGNRRIFCTGVVVFTAASAGCGLAQSTGTLIAARLLEGAGAALIVPASLALLQQAYPSPAERSRAFGLWGSMAGIAASAGPLLGGLLVTTVGWRWVFFINLPVGCVCLLLTLRRVPPSARRTDRPVDWPAQCAIVAMVALLTAVLNEAGRRGWTDPLILTGAGLCLLAAAAFVLREHLARSPVLPLRLLRSRAMSGGAIIGLLFNFAFYGMIFTASLYFQHQRGLTALRTGFALFPAVAMTMFASVLSGRLARRSGHRPLVVTGLLLGGAGLAGWAAAGPNPSYALLVAPMMAAGFGTSFALTGSTTTVMAAAPDKYSGTASALFNTTRQVGSATGVALGGSLLAATGNFTTGLRASMAIGSAAYLTAAALALFCIPRKAPGHATD; encoded by the coding sequence GTGTTCCTGATCTACGGTGCTGCCATGGTGCGTGCCGGTGGTCCCCAGACCCATGGACCGGACAGGTCTGCGGCTTCGGGCCGCTCCCTGGCCCCGCTGCTCGCTGTCTGCGCGGGCTACTTCATGGTCATCCTGGACGTGACCGTCATCAACGTCGCCGTTCCGGTGATGGGGCGGGAACTGTCGGCCTCGCTGACAGGGATTCAGTGGATCACCAACAGCTACACACTGATCTTCGCCGGCCTCCTGCTCACCGGCGGCGCTCTGGGAGACCGCTTGGGCAATCGCCGGATCTTCTGCACCGGAGTGGTGGTGTTCACCGCTGCCTCGGCCGGCTGCGGACTGGCCCAGAGCACCGGTACTCTGATCGCCGCCCGGCTGCTGGAAGGCGCCGGCGCGGCACTGATCGTGCCCGCCTCCCTCGCTCTCCTCCAACAGGCGTATCCCTCCCCCGCCGAGCGCTCCCGGGCGTTCGGCCTGTGGGGCTCCATGGCCGGCATCGCCGCCTCGGCCGGGCCCCTCCTGGGCGGCCTCCTCGTCACGACCGTGGGCTGGCGCTGGGTGTTCTTCATCAACCTGCCCGTCGGATGCGTCTGCCTGCTGCTCACACTGCGCCGCGTGCCCCCTTCGGCCCGGCGCACGGACCGCCCCGTGGACTGGCCGGCCCAGTGCGCGATCGTCGCGATGGTGGCCCTGCTGACCGCCGTACTGAACGAGGCCGGACGACGCGGCTGGACGGACCCACTGATCCTGACCGGGGCCGGCCTGTGCCTGCTGGCAGCGGCCGCGTTCGTCCTTCGGGAGCACCTGGCCCGCAGCCCCGTGCTGCCCCTGCGGCTGCTGCGCTCCCGCGCGATGAGCGGAGGAGCGATCATCGGCCTGCTGTTCAACTTCGCCTTCTACGGGATGATCTTCACCGCCAGCCTGTACTTCCAGCACCAGCGCGGCCTGACCGCGCTGCGCACCGGGTTCGCCCTTTTCCCGGCAGTGGCCATGACGATGTTCGCCTCCGTCCTCTCCGGACGGCTGGCACGCCGCAGCGGACACCGCCCGCTTGTGGTCACCGGCTTGCTTCTTGGAGGGGCAGGCCTGGCCGGCTGGGCCGCGGCCGGACCGAACCCGAGCTACGCACTGCTCGTGGCGCCGATGATGGCCGCGGGCTTCGGTACGTCCTTCGCCCTCACCGGGTCGACGACCACCGTGATGGCGGCCGCCCCTGACAAGTACTCCGGCACCGCCTCCGCCCTGTTCAACACCACCCGCCAGGTCGGCAGTGCCACAGGCGTCGCGCTGGGAGGCTCCCTACTGGCCGCCACAGGCAACTTCACCACCGGGCTGCGGGCCAGCATGGCCATCGGTTCGGCCGCTTACCTGACGGCCGCCGCCCTTGCGCTCTTCTGCATCCCGCGGAAGGCACCCGGCCACGCCACCGACTGA
- a CDS encoding SDR family NAD(P)-dependent oxidoreductase: MSSTSSAPPWDVHRLPRAEGSVFLVTGGNTGIGYFIAEQLSATGATVVLGCRDPARAEVALTSIRSRVPGAQVRAIRLDLADLSSLSAAVESLEVSALHAVVHNAGVALDDPPRRETGDGHELMFGTNHLGHFALTGLLMPLLSAAPAARVVTVGSFAAKSERLDLDDLQSRRDYQAKRTYGRSKLAQMYFGLELDRRLRTLGSSVESAVVHPGGALDALTPSRPPVHVRSLGARLRAAPAALLVQGKHAGAWPAVRAVLDPAACGGQLWGPRLFSLRGAPRQEAAWSHLADTAVAAGLWDASCDLTDHLRNLGARPSARRRLSGPCDASNS; encoded by the coding sequence ATGTCGTCCACTTCCTCCGCTCCGCCCTGGGATGTTCACCGGCTGCCGCGCGCAGAGGGCAGCGTCTTCTTGGTCACCGGCGGCAACACCGGTATCGGGTACTTCATCGCGGAGCAGCTTTCAGCGACCGGAGCCACGGTCGTGCTGGGCTGTCGGGACCCGGCGAGAGCCGAAGTCGCCCTGACGTCGATCCGCTCTCGCGTGCCCGGCGCGCAGGTACGGGCAATCCGGCTGGACCTCGCTGACCTGTCGTCGCTCAGCGCAGCAGTGGAATCCCTGGAGGTGAGTGCTCTGCATGCGGTGGTCCACAATGCCGGCGTCGCGCTCGACGACCCGCCGCGTCGCGAGACAGGGGATGGCCATGAACTCATGTTCGGCACGAATCACCTCGGGCATTTCGCGCTGACCGGTCTGCTGATGCCGCTGCTGTCGGCCGCACCTGCGGCGCGTGTCGTGACCGTCGGTAGTTTCGCGGCGAAATCGGAACGGCTGGACCTGGACGACCTCCAGTCCCGGCGGGACTACCAGGCCAAACGTACCTACGGACGAAGCAAGCTGGCCCAGATGTACTTCGGGCTCGAACTCGACCGCCGCCTGCGCACCCTCGGCAGTTCGGTGGAGAGTGCAGTGGTCCATCCCGGCGGTGCCCTGGACGCCCTCACTCCGTCACGGCCGCCGGTCCATGTGCGAAGCCTCGGCGCGCGGCTGCGCGCGGCACCCGCCGCTCTACTCGTCCAAGGCAAGCACGCCGGCGCCTGGCCGGCGGTCCGAGCGGTGCTCGACCCGGCCGCGTGCGGAGGACAGCTGTGGGGGCCACGCCTGTTCAGCCTGCGCGGCGCACCCCGACAAGAAGCGGCATGGAGTCATCTCGCCGACACTGCCGTCGCGGCCGGGCTGTGGGACGCCAGCTGCGACCTGACCGACCACCTTCGAAACCTGGGCGCGCGACCATCTGCGCGCAGACGCCTGAGCGGCCCCTGTGACGCTTCGAACTCCTAG
- a CDS encoding dihydrofolate reductase family protein codes for MTATYTFDVFSSLDGFGAASGNWTGYWGKQGPELLERRLALYDDEQRMVFGANTYRAFAQMLASSTEDSEVRDPWVTRMRNLPATVVSTTLEGPLDWPDASVAAGDAVDVVARLKKESNVPLRSHGSLSMNRALMAAGLVDRVQVTLFPVITGQTGLDPIFQGAADFDLELIEHRTLDGGIQELIYRPALHV; via the coding sequence ATGACCGCCACCTACACATTCGACGTCTTCTCCAGCCTCGACGGCTTCGGCGCAGCCAGCGGAAACTGGACCGGCTACTGGGGCAAGCAAGGCCCCGAGCTCCTCGAGCGCCGTCTCGCCCTGTACGACGACGAGCAGCGGATGGTCTTCGGGGCCAACACGTATCGGGCGTTCGCGCAGATGCTGGCCTCGAGCACCGAGGACTCCGAGGTGCGTGACCCATGGGTCACCCGGATGAGGAACCTGCCGGCGACGGTGGTGTCGACCACGCTGGAAGGGCCCCTCGACTGGCCGGATGCGAGCGTCGCCGCCGGCGATGCCGTCGATGTCGTCGCTCGGCTCAAGAAGGAGTCCAACGTGCCGTTGCGTTCGCACGGCAGTCTGTCGATGAACCGGGCGCTGATGGCCGCCGGCCTGGTCGACCGCGTCCAGGTGACGCTCTTCCCCGTGATCACAGGTCAGACCGGATTGGACCCGATCTTCCAGGGTGCGGCCGACTTCGACCTCGAGCTGATCGAGCACCGGACCCTCGACGGCGGCATCCAAGAACTCATCTACCGGCCCGCCCTGCATGTCTGA
- a CDS encoding YbhB/YbcL family Raf kinase inhibitor-like protein, with protein MNLLGRLLSNRRAGEAHIAWNLPNLQGPDLLRMTSEHFTDSGAIPLEHAGKRIGGSDLSPHLSWSPPPPDTAQLLLVMEDTDVPMPKPAVHCVALIDPAQLDTPHQLPAGALSARQPAAGVQVLRSTIGRGYLGPAPIKGHGPHHYTFQLFALDADVRDTAAEIAPERARPRSLLSSVRPAVLARGRLTGTFER; from the coding sequence ATGAACCTTCTCGGACGACTTCTCAGCAACCGCCGGGCAGGCGAGGCCCACATAGCCTGGAACCTGCCGAACCTCCAGGGTCCCGACCTCCTGAGAATGACCAGCGAGCACTTCACCGACAGCGGGGCGATCCCGCTGGAGCACGCCGGCAAACGTATCGGCGGCAGCGACCTGTCGCCCCACCTGTCCTGGAGCCCTCCGCCTCCCGACACCGCGCAGCTCCTCCTGGTCATGGAGGACACCGACGTCCCCATGCCCAAGCCCGCCGTGCACTGCGTCGCCCTCATCGACCCGGCGCAGCTCGACACACCTCACCAGCTTCCCGCCGGCGCCCTGTCCGCCCGGCAGCCCGCGGCCGGGGTCCAGGTGCTGCGCTCAACCATCGGACGCGGGTACCTGGGCCCCGCTCCGATCAAGGGACACGGCCCGCACCACTACACCTTCCAGCTGTTCGCCCTGGACGCCGACGTCCGCGACACTGCAGCCGAAATCGCACCGGAGCGCGCCCGACCCCGCTCCCTGCTCTCCTCCGTCCGCCCAGCGGTCCTGGCCCGAGGTCGACTCACCGGCACCTTCGAACGCTAA
- a CDS encoding MarR family winged helix-turn-helix transcriptional regulator — MPEDPTPDEVGAALLASVGLLVRRVRQVRVEGGELSEPERSALKQLDRTGPATSSELARQAHITPQAMGATLSALQAAGLIQRRPDPQDGRRKVLSLTDAGARDLQEKRSARTDLLARALAEAFTQDELTHLAAAAPLIRRLAENI, encoded by the coding sequence ATGCCTGAGGATCCGACCCCCGATGAAGTTGGCGCAGCCCTGCTGGCGAGCGTCGGCCTGCTGGTTCGCCGGGTGCGCCAGGTGCGCGTCGAAGGCGGCGAACTGTCCGAACCCGAGCGCTCGGCGCTGAAGCAACTGGACCGCACGGGCCCGGCAACCTCCTCGGAACTGGCCCGTCAGGCGCACATCACCCCGCAGGCCATGGGGGCGACACTCAGTGCACTGCAGGCTGCCGGCCTGATCCAGCGGCGTCCGGACCCCCAGGACGGCAGGCGCAAGGTCTTGTCCCTGACCGACGCCGGAGCTCGTGACCTTCAAGAGAAGCGCAGCGCCCGGACCGACCTACTGGCACGAGCCCTCGCGGAAGCCTTCACGCAGGACGAACTGACACACCTAGCAGCGGCCGCTCCGCTGATCAGACGGCTCGCCGAGAACATCTGA
- a CDS encoding COG4705 family protein, with the protein MTDTSETSGAYAPSEAAPGRRLRWNKVPEVTAYFWIIKVLCTTVGETAADLLNEKLGLGLTGVSLLMSALLAVVLVVQFRTKAYRPGVYWLAVALISVVGTLISDNLTDNLGVPLEASTATFAVALAVVFVVWHRRERTLSIHSIDTTPREVYYWLAVLFTFALGTAAGDLVAEKMALGYWVSAVLFALAIAAVAVAHFALGLNAVFSFWIAYILTRPLGASIGDYLSQPTGDGGLGMGTVITSVIFLAVILGLVIHLSVTRRDVEESAPLTPQEG; encoded by the coding sequence ATGACCGATACCTCTGAGACTTCTGGGGCGTACGCGCCCTCTGAGGCGGCCCCGGGCCGCCGGCTGCGCTGGAACAAGGTTCCGGAAGTCACCGCGTACTTCTGGATCATCAAGGTGCTGTGCACGACGGTCGGCGAGACCGCGGCGGACCTGCTGAACGAGAAGTTGGGCCTGGGCCTGACCGGCGTGTCGCTGCTGATGAGCGCGCTTCTGGCGGTCGTCCTGGTCGTCCAGTTCCGCACGAAGGCCTATCGACCCGGCGTCTACTGGCTCGCCGTGGCACTGATCAGCGTGGTCGGCACCTTGATCAGCGACAACCTCACCGACAACCTGGGTGTGCCGCTGGAGGCCAGTACCGCGACGTTCGCCGTGGCCCTCGCCGTGGTCTTCGTCGTCTGGCATCGGCGCGAGCGGACCCTGTCCATCCACAGCATCGACACGACGCCCCGCGAGGTCTACTACTGGCTGGCAGTGCTGTTCACCTTCGCGCTCGGCACCGCGGCCGGCGACCTCGTCGCCGAAAAGATGGCCCTCGGCTACTGGGTCTCCGCCGTCCTGTTCGCCCTGGCCATCGCCGCCGTTGCCGTCGCGCACTTCGCGCTCGGCCTGAACGCCGTGTTCAGCTTCTGGATCGCCTACATCCTCACCCGTCCCCTCGGTGCCTCGATCGGCGACTATCTGTCGCAGCCGACCGGTGACGGCGGCCTGGGCATGGGCACCGTGATCACCAGCGTGATCTTCCTCGCGGTCATCCTCGGACTGGTCATCCACCTGTCGGTGACCCGGCGGGACGTCGAAGAGTCCGCGCCGCTCACCCCGCAGGAAGGCTGA
- a CDS encoding sensor histidine kinase — MRPYASWFWPRTLRGRLALVALTTATLLMVILTAVFNTVVRNRLQHQADDELRTRAAAVAATVDTSGPRVRVLETPGEELLDTNVWIYDGGRLLEKPPSAAAGPLTRAADQLAARSGRRCVTVQAHGPVRLCSLPVPDGKSDASVVTALDLSPYSSSADDMLYASLALDAVMLACTYALTRLAVGRALRPVRSMTEHAAQWSAIASEERFGSVERPTELTQLGGSLDALLDRIRALLRHEQQLTRELSHELRNPLARIIAELDWWQARPRSAADTRTTHDAIADAARSMRMICDTLLDDARDSAATTRGVSDVPMVLRGLADRADSAGNVEVVVTVRDPGLSAGVPGTLLERIASPLLDNALRHARSRVEIRACARAGDVRVDVTDDGPGVPESFAPQLFQPGRRARPGDGHDGAGLGLPLSRRLARSVGGEVHHDERHTPGASFVISLPAG, encoded by the coding sequence ATGAGGCCGTACGCCTCATGGTTCTGGCCGCGAACCCTGCGCGGGCGCCTGGCCCTGGTGGCGCTGACCACCGCCACGCTCCTGATGGTGATCCTCACCGCGGTGTTCAACACCGTCGTCCGCAACCGCCTCCAGCACCAGGCCGACGACGAGCTCCGCACGCGGGCCGCCGCCGTTGCCGCCACCGTCGACACCAGCGGACCCAGGGTGCGCGTCCTGGAGACGCCGGGTGAGGAACTGCTGGACACGAACGTGTGGATCTACGACGGAGGAAGGCTGCTCGAAAAGCCGCCGTCCGCCGCTGCCGGGCCACTGACACGCGCCGCCGACCAGTTGGCCGCACGCAGCGGCCGGCGCTGCGTCACCGTGCAGGCCCATGGGCCGGTCCGTCTGTGCTCGCTGCCGGTGCCCGACGGGAAAAGTGACGCCTCGGTGGTCACCGCGCTGGACCTTTCCCCCTACAGCAGTTCTGCCGATGACATGCTCTACGCCTCGCTCGCGCTCGACGCCGTCATGCTGGCCTGCACCTACGCGCTGACCCGGTTGGCGGTGGGGCGTGCGCTACGACCGGTGCGCAGCATGACCGAGCATGCCGCGCAGTGGAGCGCAATAGCCTCCGAGGAACGCTTCGGGAGCGTGGAGCGCCCCACCGAACTCACGCAGCTGGGTGGGTCGTTGGACGCGCTGCTCGACCGTATTCGCGCACTGCTGCGACACGAGCAACAGCTCACGCGGGAGCTGTCGCACGAGCTGCGCAACCCGCTCGCCCGGATCATCGCCGAGCTGGACTGGTGGCAGGCCCGCCCCCGCTCCGCCGCCGACACCCGGACCACACACGACGCCATCGCGGACGCCGCGCGGTCCATGCGCATGATCTGCGACACCCTCCTCGACGACGCCCGCGACAGCGCGGCCACCACACGGGGCGTCAGTGATGTGCCCATGGTGCTGCGCGGCCTCGCCGATCGCGCCGATTCCGCCGGGAACGTGGAGGTCGTCGTCACGGTCCGGGATCCCGGCCTGTCGGCCGGGGTCCCGGGCACACTCCTGGAACGCATTGCGAGCCCGCTGCTCGACAACGCGCTGCGACACGCACGCTCCCGGGTGGAGATCCGGGCGTGCGCCCGTGCGGGCGACGTCCGCGTCGATGTCACGGACGACGGCCCGGGCGTGCCGGAGTCGTTCGCGCCGCAGCTCTTCCAGCCGGGGCGCCGCGCCCGGCCCGGGGACGGACACGACGGAGCGGGCCTGGGGCTGCCGCTGTCGCGACGCCTGGCCCGCTCAGTCGGCGGCGAGGTGCACCACGACGAGAGGCACACCCCGGGCGCGAGCTTCGTGATCAGCCTTCCTGCGGGGTGA
- a CDS encoding response regulator transcription factor, giving the protein MRHRILVVEDDHALRDVLLRSLRDEDFDAVPAQDGATALRLAGDAVDAAVLDVGLPDADGRDVCQAIRANGFVFPVIFLTAHHRLTDRLAGFSAGGDDYLPKPFHTMELAARLRAALKRNGSSQSATCGDVLLDPVGHSLTVRGTRVALTPTEFRLLAALMAASGAIVRRRELIRAGWPEGAHVSDNTLDQYLTRLRRKLRDGGSALTVTTARGVGHRLS; this is encoded by the coding sequence ATGAGGCATCGAATCCTGGTCGTCGAGGACGATCACGCACTGCGTGATGTGCTGCTACGGAGTCTGCGGGACGAGGATTTCGACGCCGTGCCCGCGCAGGACGGCGCGACCGCCCTGCGGCTGGCGGGGGACGCCGTCGACGCTGCCGTGCTCGACGTCGGGCTGCCCGACGCGGACGGCCGGGACGTCTGCCAGGCGATCAGAGCCAATGGCTTCGTCTTTCCCGTCATCTTCCTGACCGCCCATCATCGGCTCACCGACCGCCTGGCAGGCTTCTCGGCAGGCGGCGACGACTACCTGCCCAAGCCGTTCCACACGATGGAGCTGGCCGCGCGACTGAGGGCGGCCCTCAAACGCAACGGTTCGTCGCAGTCCGCGACCTGCGGAGATGTGCTCCTGGACCCGGTCGGGCACAGCCTGACGGTGCGGGGGACGCGTGTCGCCCTCACTCCCACCGAGTTCCGGCTGCTGGCAGCTCTCATGGCCGCGTCCGGCGCCATCGTCCGCAGGCGGGAGCTCATCCGGGCCGGCTGGCCCGAGGGGGCCCACGTCAGTGACAACACGCTGGACCAGTATCTGACCCGGCTACGACGCAAGCTCCGCGACGGCGGCAGCGCGCTGACCGTCACCACCGCGCGCGGCGTCGGACACCGCCTGTCATGA